Genomic segment of Mycobacterium sp. 050128:
TGCCGGCGGGCATGGATCAGCACATCGCGGCCGTCGCGCTGTTCGGCAACGGAAGCCAGTGGGTGGGCCCGATCACGAACTTCAACCCGACCTACAACGACCGGACGATTGAGTTGTGCCACGGCGCCGACCCAATCTGCAACCCCGCGGACCCGAACACCTGGCAAGAGAACTGGCCACAGCATCTGGCTAGCGCGTACGTCGGGGCGGGCATGGCGAACCAGGCCGCCGACTTCGCAGCAAGCAAGCTCTAGCTCAGCGGCGACCACTCAGCGCGGGCGATCAGCACGTCGCGAAGTAGATCGGCGCGATCGGTGATGATGCCGTCCACGCCGATGTCGAGTAGCGCACGCATGACCGCCGGGTCGTCAACCGTCCATGCGTGCACCTGACGTCCCGCGGCGTGAGCGGCCCGGACCAGCGCCGGCGTGATGACCGGCAGGCGACCCAGCCGCGGCGGCAGTTGTAAGCAGTCGCTGTCGTGCAGCATCCGCCAGGCATACGCGCGGCCGGCCGGTGTCTTCGCGGCCACGAGCGCCGGGAAGGCGACCGTGCCCGCCGAACTCGCGACCCGTTTGGACAGCAGGCCCAGCGCGCGGCGGCGACGCCGGTCGGAGAACGACGTGACCAGTACCCGGTCGTGCGCGTTGAGCCGCTCGATGACCTCGACCGTCGGCTCGATGGCCGACTCGGCTTTGATATCGATATTGACCCGCATCGCCGGCAGCGCGACCAGGAGCTCCTCTAGCGCCGGGATCGTCTGCCCCGCACCGAGATCCGCCGTGCGGGCATCCCGCCACGCGAGGCGGTCGATCGTGCCCGGTAGCCCGCATTGTGCCGGGAGCCGGCGGTCGTGCAGGATCACCGCCACACCGTCTCGGGTGGCCCGGACGTCGGTCTCGATATAGCGGAATCCGAGCTTGGCGGCCTCGTCAAACGCGCCCATCGTGTTCATCGGAAACTTGAACGACGTGAATCCCCTGTGTGCCATGGCAATTCGCCCGGCTCCGCGAAGATACTCGCACGCTGGCTCGTCGCCGTGACTCATGGGGCTAAGGCTACGTCGCACGACCGGGATCGGCCGGCGAAACCTGTCGAATTTCGACCGCCGCACGACCGCCGCACCACCCTGGCCGAGATCGGCGATGCTTTCGCGGTCCATCACCCTCGCCGGCCCGCGGCCCTGATCGAGGCCGGACTGTACGCAATCCGGGGCGCAGCCGAGCTGCGAACTGCATTGACGTGGCCGCTGAGGCTGGGATTGAATGCAATCTGCACCCGCCGAGAGGACCCGCAATGCCGCGCCTGAATCCCGTTCCCAGAGGTGAGGTCGACGACGAGTTCACGCTGAAGATGTACGACTTCATGTTCGGCGACCGCGATCCCGTGGCCCAACCGGGCGCCGTCGGCGGGACTTCGGGGAACTGGTGGACGGTGATGGCGCAGTCCCCCGCCGCCCTGCGCCATGCGGTGCGAGGCTTTCGCCTGTATCGCCAAGAGGTCAGCATCCGGCCCGATCATCGTGAGTTGGGCCAGATCAGGGCGGGCTGGGTGGTCGGGAGCCAGTTCGTGTACTCCCAACACTGCAAGGCATGCCGGTCGGCGGGGATATCCGAGGAGAAGATCGCTGCCATCCCTTCGTGGGAGACCGCCGACTGCTTTGATCACACCGAGCGCCTGCTGCTTGCCTACGCGGATTGCCTTGCGGGCCAACAGGGTCGGGTGCCCGAGCGGTTGTTCACCCAACTGCGCGAAGTATTCACCGATACCGAGATCCTCGAATTTACCTACACCACAACCATGTACGTCATGCACGCGATCATGTCGCGGGCGCTGCGCCTGGAGTTCGACGACGTCGACGACCCGATTGTGGAGGTCGACGACCCCGAGGGCGGCGGCGTGCTCGACATCGGCGCCGCGACGTCCGGGGGTGACTGAGATGACCGAGATCGACGGTCGGTCGGACGTGGCTTACCGGTTAATCCGTCGCGCGATCGCCGAGGGAGACTTCGAGCCGGGCTCCCGGCTGGTTGAGCAGCGAATCGGCGAGATGTTCGATCTGTCCCGCACCCCGGTACGAGAAGCATTGCGGGCCTTGGCCGCCGACGGCCTGGTCGTCATCGAGCGCAATCGGGGCGCGGTGGTCGCGACGCTGTCCGAGGCCGACATCCGCGACCACTACGAGCTACGCGCCAGGCTGGAATCGCTGGCCGCCGAGCGTGCCGCCGCGCGGATGGATGCCGAGGGCATCGCAGCTCTCGACGCCGCGATCGCGGACTTCGACGCGGGAATCGAGTTGGTGTCGGGCGGCTCGCTGGATGCGGGTTTGCGCCGAATCACGGCTGCCAACAGTGCCTTTCATCACTGCGTCGTCAAGGGTTCGCGCCATCGAAGGTTGTCTGTGCTACTCGTGCACGCGGTTGATATTCCGTTGGTATATCAGGTGTTCCGGCACCAATCGCGGGCCGATAGTGAACGCTCGAACCTGTTCCATCGAATGGTGCGTGACGCGATCGCGGCCGGTGAACCCGAGCGGGCCGGCGCTCTGATGGCCGAGCACATCATGCAAGGCCGCGACTGTGTTCTGGCATTGAGATCGCACGCGCACCTCGAAGCCGAAACTCATGCCTCGTGATCGACATCAGGCGCTGTCCTGATAGGCGGGCGGTGATGCGTTCGTGATTGCGCTACGGGCCCGGCCCGATCGGTGAATATCGGGCCGCCCAAATTGCTTACGCGGGAGTGTCGCCGCTCGAATAAACCGTGAAGTGACGGCCACCAGCGGCGACCGCGTGGTCAACCCCGGCGGCGCCTCGGCGGCCCCGAAATGACGGGTGACGACGCATGGATTCGGCGCACTCACGCTCACGTCGCTGGGCTGCGATCCAAGCCGGATGTGACTGAAGGAAAATAACCGTCGAACCCGGTGCATTCGCCATGTTTGTCAACTCCTTTCAGACCAACCGACTCAACCGCAAAGCTATGGACGTGTTATGTGTTCGTATCCAGGATGCCCAGGCAATCCTGAGACCAAACCAAGCGTGATCATGAGAATTGACCGTGAATTCATCCCAAATCCCGAGCTAGTGCCGTTCCGCCGTCCGTTTCGGGCGGCAGCGATCCAAATGTTAGCGACGGCCACCGACACGATTTCTGTTTCGACCCCGTAGCGCCGGGCTGCTATCGTCGCTTGCTTATGCCTGAGATGGACCGTCGCCGGATGATGCTGACGACCGGGATCGGCGTGCTGGCCGCCGCGCTCCCCATCCCTGCGGCCAGGGCTTATCCGGGGCGGACCGCACCGCCAGGCGCGCCCAGCGGGCAAGCCGGGAACTACATATTCTCCGACGAATTCGACGGTCCGGCCGGTTCGGCCCCCGACCCGTCGAAGTGGGCGATCGCGAAAGCTCGCGAGACGATCAAAGACCCGACGTATTGGGAGCTGCCCGAGCACATCGGGCAGTACCGCGACGACCGCAAGAACGTGTTCGTCGACGGCAATTCCAACCTCGTCCTGCGTGCCGCAAAAGAGGGCCCCACCTACTTCAGCGGCAAGGTACAAAGCCTGTGGCGCGGCGGCGTCGGCCACACCTGGGAAACCCGGGTCAGACTGAACTGCCTGACCCCCGGCGCCTGGCCCGCTTACTGGCTCGGCAACGACGATCAGGGCGAGATCGACGTGATGGAGTGGTACGGCAACGGTAGCTGGCCGTCGGCGACCACCGTCCACGCCAAGGCGAACGGCGGCGAGTGGAAGACCCACAACATCGCGGTCGACAGCGCCTGGCACACCTGGCGATGCCAGTGGGACGAGGCCGGCATCAGGTTCTGGAAGGACTATTCCGACGGCGCCCAGCCGTATTTCGACGTACCCGCCAGCTCGCTGCCGGATTGGCCGTTCAACGGCCCCGGCTACACCGTGTATCCGGTGTTCAACCTCGCCGTTGCCGGCTCCGGCGGTGGCGATCCCGGGCCGGGCACCTACCCCGCCGACATGCTCGTCGACTGGATACGCGTCTGGTAGCCGGCGGCGTCAGCCCGGGATTCGGTCCCCGGCGAACCACGCGCTCGCTACCGCGCGGGTCTGCGGTGGCGGAAGGTGGGCGCCGGGCGCGCCCAGTTGACCGATTTTGACCGTCCACGTCGGTCCCGTTCGGTCGTCTATGCAGGTCGGCGCGTTTTGGAGACACAGGACGACGAGACCGGCGCTGGCATTCCCGCACCAATAGGCGCCGACATACCCATCGTCTCGGCCGCCCCAGGCCCCGCCGTTGCGCAGCGAACAGCGGGTGCCGTCGTCGAGGGCCAGCGCATACGGTTCTGGTGACGCCGGGGGCCGCACCGGCGGCAGCTGACCGTTGTAGGTGACCCGATGCAGACGCTGGTCCCACGGATCGTCTACGCACAACAGCGATCCCGGCGTCGACGGCCAACAGGTGCCGGCGCCGGCCGCGCTCGGGGCGCACGAGTAGACGTCGTCGGCCACCGCCGAGGGCGACGCTTCGCAGCCCTCAACGAAGGGGACATTGCCCTCGGTAGGCATTTCGCGGTAGCCGTTGACGGCCTGCCCTTTGGATCCGACGGCCACCGTGGTGATCTGCTGGGTAGGCGGCGGATCGGCCCATACCGGTCCGGCGAACCCGACCATCAACATCACGACGACTGGCCCAACAGCAACTCGCCACGCGCTCACCGAGCTAACAATCCTCCACGTTGGCCGCAATGTGAATGGCGAACGCGCGTGGCTTATACCGCCGCGATCGGCCGCATGCCGGAATCCAGAGCTAGGCAGCGTTTTAGCAGTGCTTCGCTTGGTGGCTGGCGGAACGCCAGCACCATCTGCTCGCAACCGAGCCGCTCGAACTCCGGCAACAACGCGAGCTGTTCATCCACCTGGCCGGCTTCGCCCGGATGCAGCGACAGCTGTGCCGAGCGCAGGATCTCGGCCGGCGCGCGTTGCAGTTCGGCACACGCCTCGTCGAGTTGTGCGTTGACGGCACCCCATCGCTGCGGCCCCTCGTGTCCGGGCATATTCCACATGTCGGCGTGACGCGCGACGACGCGCAGCATCTTCGGCTCGCTCCCGCCGATCACGATCGGCGGGTGTGGCTGCTGAAGGGGTTTGGGCTCGCACAGCGCGTCCTCGAGGGTGAAGAACTGCCCGTTGAAGGTGACCGATTCCTGCGTCCAGAGCCTGCGAAGCACGGTCAGCGCCTCGTCGACCATCGCGACGCGGGTGCCGGGGCCGGGAAACTCGATTCCGTACCCGCGATGTTCGGCCTCTATCCAGCCGGCGCCGATGCCGAAGTAGAGGCGTCCATCGGAAATGTGGTCGACGGTGACCGCCATATTGGCCATGAGCGCCAGGTTCCGGAACGTCACGCTGGACACCAGGCAGCCGATTCGCGCGCGCTTGGTGACCGCGGCCATCGCGGCCAGCGTGGTCCAGCCCTCATAATTCGGGTCGGTGTTTTCCCCCGGTCCGTAGAAATGGTCGTAATCCCACACGGCTTCGAAACCCAGGCGGTCCGCGGTGCGCCACAACTGCTCAAGCTCGCGGTATTGGAAGCTCAAGTCGAATTTGACCGAGATCTGCATATCGCGATCCTAAGATCGTCGCCGCACTTTGGCAGGGGAACAGTCCGCATTCCGATCTTGTCCCCCGATCGTAAGGTGCCAGACGCGCCGCATTCAAGAAACGCACGATCGGTGTGTCGGCCAAGGCGCCGAAATCGGTTGCGCAGGTTGCTAGTTGGCTCAATGGGTCAGTAGAGCCGCCGCGCTCCACGGCCTGCCGCCGGGGTGGCGTGGATCCGGTTGGGGCAGCCATGCCGCGAGACGCATGATCATCGGCAAGCGATGGAATCGTTGGGCGGCGACAAGCAGCGATTCCACTTCGACGGTGCGCCAGCCCAGCTCTTCGAAATAGGCCACGCCGTTTTCCGGGGCGAATCGGAACGGCGCATTTTCCAGCAGGCCCGCCATCTTCTTGTTCATCATCTTTCGCAGACCCGGACCGGCGAAGTCGAGCATCCACCAGGCCACCTCGGGCCGGGTGATCGCCCGCGACAGTGAGACGACGTCGGCGTCGTCGAGATACATCACGAGGCCCTCGGTCAGCACCAAAGCCTTCTGCGCGCCGTCCAGCGCGTCGTCGAGGAATGCGTCCCGGGCCTGCGGGTCGGCGAGGTCGACGGCCGTACGGCTCAACCGGCATCGCGGTGTCTGATCGGCGAGCAGTTGTGTCTTCTCCGCGAGTAACGCCGGCAAATCCGCCTCTACCCACCCGAGCTCGGCGGGAAGGTCCAACCGATAAGGCCGGGTATCCAGGCCGGCAGCCAGATTCAACACGCGGTCGCAACCGTTGGCGATGGCCTCGGCAATCGCATCGTCGATCAGTTTGGTGCGCGCGACGAGCCACCAGCCATTGCGCGTCGACCGGGGCACGTTGGCGACGATCGCGCGGCCATGTTCACCGGCCAGCATCCCGGCGAGCGGATCGTGAAACAGCGCGTCGGGGCGAGCAGACTCGGTTGCCCGATGCAATGCCGTCCACCGGGCGGTGTCGGAAACGTGGGTGATGGTGTGTTCCGCCATATGTTGGGTTATAGCATTCGCCGCCCGAACGCGCCCGACGCGAGCTCAGATACCGCGAAATCTTTTGTAAAGCGCTGTGTCCCAATAGCTTTCATGGCTATTGATCCGGAGATAAGCGTCCGGTAGCG
This window contains:
- a CDS encoding class I SAM-dependent methyltransferase; the protein is MAEHTITHVSDTARWTALHRATESARPDALFHDPLAGMLAGEHGRAIVANVPRSTRNGWWLVARTKLIDDAIAEAIANGCDRVLNLAAGLDTRPYRLDLPAELGWVEADLPALLAEKTQLLADQTPRCRLSRTAVDLADPQARDAFLDDALDGAQKALVLTEGLVMYLDDADVVSLSRAITRPEVAWWMLDFAGPGLRKMMNKKMAGLLENAPFRFAPENGVAYFEELGWRTVEVESLLVAAQRFHRLPMIMRLAAWLPQPDPRHPGGRPWSAAALLTH
- a CDS encoding glycoside hydrolase family 16 protein; this translates as MPEMDRRRMMLTTGIGVLAAALPIPAARAYPGRTAPPGAPSGQAGNYIFSDEFDGPAGSAPDPSKWAIAKARETIKDPTYWELPEHIGQYRDDRKNVFVDGNSNLVLRAAKEGPTYFSGKVQSLWRGGVGHTWETRVRLNCLTPGAWPAYWLGNDDQGEIDVMEWYGNGSWPSATTVHAKANGGEWKTHNIAVDSAWHTWRCQWDEAGIRFWKDYSDGAQPYFDVPASSLPDWPFNGPGYTVYPVFNLAVAGSGGGDPGPGTYPADMLVDWIRVW
- a CDS encoding LLM class flavin-dependent oxidoreductase, which gives rise to MQISVKFDLSFQYRELEQLWRTADRLGFEAVWDYDHFYGPGENTDPNYEGWTTLAAMAAVTKRARIGCLVSSVTFRNLALMANMAVTVDHISDGRLYFGIGAGWIEAEHRGYGIEFPGPGTRVAMVDEALTVLRRLWTQESVTFNGQFFTLEDALCEPKPLQQPHPPIVIGGSEPKMLRVVARHADMWNMPGHEGPQRWGAVNAQLDEACAELQRAPAEILRSAQLSLHPGEAGQVDEQLALLPEFERLGCEQMVLAFRQPPSEALLKRCLALDSGMRPIAAV
- a CDS encoding GntR family transcriptional regulator; this translates as MTEIDGRSDVAYRLIRRAIAEGDFEPGSRLVEQRIGEMFDLSRTPVREALRALAADGLVVIERNRGAVVATLSEADIRDHYELRARLESLAAERAAARMDAEGIAALDAAIADFDAGIELVSGGSLDAGLRRITAANSAFHHCVVKGSRHRRLSVLLVHAVDIPLVYQVFRHQSRADSERSNLFHRMVRDAIAAGEPERAGALMAEHIMQGRDCVLALRSHAHLEAETHAS
- a CDS encoding glycerophosphodiester phosphodiesterase, whose translation is MSHGDEPACEYLRGAGRIAMAHRGFTSFKFPMNTMGAFDEAAKLGFRYIETDVRATRDGVAVILHDRRLPAQCGLPGTIDRLAWRDARTADLGAGQTIPALEELLVALPAMRVNIDIKAESAIEPTVEVIERLNAHDRVLVTSFSDRRRRRALGLLSKRVASSAGTVAFPALVAAKTPAGRAYAWRMLHDSDCLQLPPRLGRLPVITPALVRAAHAAGRQVHAWTVDDPAVMRALLDIGVDGIITDRADLLRDVLIARAEWSPLS
- a CDS encoding carboxymuconolactone decarboxylase family protein, which translates into the protein MPRLNPVPRGEVDDEFTLKMYDFMFGDRDPVAQPGAVGGTSGNWWTVMAQSPAALRHAVRGFRLYRQEVSIRPDHRELGQIRAGWVVGSQFVYSQHCKACRSAGISEEKIAAIPSWETADCFDHTERLLLAYADCLAGQQGRVPERLFTQLREVFTDTEILEFTYTTTMYVMHAIMSRALRLEFDDVDDPIVEVDDPEGGGVLDIGAATSGGD